One Scomber scombrus chromosome 4, fScoSco1.1, whole genome shotgun sequence genomic region harbors:
- the cdc14b gene encoding dual specificity protein phosphatase CDC14B isoform X2, producing the protein MKRKSERRRAESRKKRCAALHSSEAEPNSDVYIEIADFTQYAQILLKKNNLSLQNVMFKTAGKMTADDVSSRCIEFIKDQLYFATLQQKIKSTTERHCFCIDEELAYENFYADFGPLNLAMFYRFCCKLTKKLKSITLSRKKIIFYTCGDQKKQANAAYLIGSYAVMHLNMMPEEAYSLLMSRNATYIPFRDASFGTCMYNLNILDCLRAVHKALQYDWLDFSNFDVEEYEHYERAENGDLNWIIPGKFLAFSGPHPKSKIENGYPLHAPEAYIPYFRKHNITSVVRLNKKMYDARRFTESGFEHHDLFFVDGSTPTDSIVRKFLNICENAEGAIAVHCKAGLGRTGTLIGCYMMKHYRLTAAEVIAWIRICRPGSIIGPQQNFVEEKQNSLWAEGDIFREKMLNEQENGKMAVTRILSGVDDITINGSNKNRASKKEEMEMYNDEEERNGLTQGDKLRALKSKRQARSSSGSLSQEENKIHTRSSSQSLNRAILQASVQGCKASVNPLALSDHSDSRKRTRTSLPANGVAGSSLCHTRLVRSLGNLHVVAGDRDPMCWEPCGGHRDTASAPANTCNLINLNMAQASSLRPTLSQMEALDTFAHKL; encoded by the exons ATGAAGCGCAAGAGCGAGaggaggcgagccgagtcgaggaAAAAGCGCTGTGCAGCCCTGCACAGCTCAGAGGCGGAGCCTAACTCTGATGTTTACATTGAGATTGCAG ACTTTACTCAGTATGCGCAAATCCTCttgaagaaaaacaaccttTCTCTGCAAAACGTCATGTTCAAAACTGCGGGCAAGATGACCGCGGACGATGTTTCGTCCAGATGTATTGAGTTCATCAAGG ATCAACTATATTTCGCCACACTTCAGCAAAAGATCAAGAGCACAACTGAACGACACTGCTTCTGCATAGATGAAGAGCTGGCCTATGAAAA cttctATGCGGACTTTGGTCCCCTCAACCTGGCCATGTTTTATCGCTTCTGTTGCAAGCTGACAAAGAAGCTCAAG TCCATTACACTTTCAAGGAAGAAGATCATATTTTACACCTGTGGAGACCAGAAGAAACAAGCTAATGCTGCCTATCTAATAGGCTCATATGCA gTAATGCACCTTAACATGATGCCGGAGGAGGCCTACAGTCTGCTGATGTCAAGGAATGCAACATATATTCCATTCAG AGATGCTTCGTTTGGAACCTGCATGTACAATCTGAATATCCTAGATTGCCTCCGTGCCGTTCACAAG GCTCTGCAGTACGATTGGCTCGACTTCTCCAACTTTGATGTGGAAGAATATGAGCACTATGAGAGAGCAGAAAATGGCGATTTGAACTGGATCATTCCAGGAAAGTTCCTCGCATTCAGCGGTCCTCACCCAAAAAGCAAAATAGAGAATG gcTACCCTCTGCATGCTCCTGAGGCCTACATCCCTTACTTCAGGAAACACAACATCACTAGTGTCGTCCGACTCAACAAAAAGATGTATGATGCCAGACGTTTCACAGAGTCGGGCTTTGAACATCACGACCTATTCTTTGTGGATGGGAGTACACCGACTGACTCTATCGTCAGAAAGTTCCTCAACATCTGTGAGAACGCTGAAGGAGCCATCGCTGTCCACTGCAAAG CCGGTCTCGGGAGAACTGgcactctgattggctgctacATGATGAAGCATTACCGCCTGACTGCTGCAGAGGTGATAGCCTGGATACGGATCTGCCGGCCTGGGTCCATCATTGGACCTCAGCAGAACTTTGTCGAAGA AAAGCAGAACAGTCTGTGGGCAGAGGGAGATATTTTCCGGGAGAAAATGCTTAATGAACAAGAGAATGGTAAAATGGCTGTAACCAGAATCCTATCTGGAGTTGATGACATAACCATTAACGGGAGCAACAAGAACAGAGCAtccaagaaagaagaaatggaaATG TAtaatgatgaggaggagagaaatggCCTCACGCAGGGCGATAAACTGCGAGCCCTGAAGAGCAAGCGACAGGCCAGATCATCATCAGGGTCGCTATC ACAAGAAGAGAATAAGATTCACACCAGGTCATCATCACAGTCCCTGAA CAGGGCCATCTTGCAGGCCAGTGTTCAGGGCTGTAAGGCCAGTGTCAACCCTTTGGCTCTGTCTGATCACTCAGACAGCAGGAAGAGGACCAGAACCTCACTGCCAGCCAACGGAGTAGCAGGCAG CTCCCTGTGCCACACCAGACTGGTCAGGTCCCTAGGCAACTTGCATGTAGTGGCTGGCGACAGGGACCCAATGTGTTGGGAGCCATGTGGCGGCCACAGAGACACAGCCAGTGCCCCAGCCAACACATGCAATCTCATCAACTTAAACATGGCACAGGCAAGCTCCCTCAGACCCACTCTGAGCCAAATGGAGGCTCTGGATACTTTTGCACACAAACTCTGA
- the cdc14b gene encoding dual specificity protein phosphatase CDC14B isoform X7 has translation MKRKSERRRAESRKKRCAALHSSEAEPNSDVYIEIADFTQYAQILLKKNNLSLQNVMFKTAGKMTADDVSSRCIEFIKDQLYFATLQQKIKSTTERHCFCIDEELAYENFYADFGPLNLAMFYRFCCKLTKKLKSITLSRKKIIFYTCGDQKKQANAAYLIGSYAVMHLNMMPEEAYSLLMSRNATYIPFRDASFGTCMYNLNILDCLRAVHKALQYDWLDFSNFDVEEYEHYERAENGDLNWIIPGKFLAFSGPHPKSKIENGYPLHAPEAYIPYFRKHNITSVVRLNKKMYDARRFTESGFEHHDLFFVDGSTPTDSIVRKFLNICENAEGAIAVHCKAGLGRTGTLIGCYMMKHYRLTAAEVIAWIRICRPGSIIGPQQNFVEEKQNSLWAEGDIFREKMLNEQENGKMAVTRILSGVDDITINGSNKNRASKKEEMEMYNDEEERNGLTQGDKLRALKSKRQARSSSGSLSQEENKIHTRSSSQSLNRAILQASVQGCKASVNPLALSDHSDSRKRTRTSLPANGVAGRRTVSRGRKARSSLQSMRFSRLCHSIPKARAPLLR, from the exons ATGAAGCGCAAGAGCGAGaggaggcgagccgagtcgaggaAAAAGCGCTGTGCAGCCCTGCACAGCTCAGAGGCGGAGCCTAACTCTGATGTTTACATTGAGATTGCAG ACTTTACTCAGTATGCGCAAATCCTCttgaagaaaaacaaccttTCTCTGCAAAACGTCATGTTCAAAACTGCGGGCAAGATGACCGCGGACGATGTTTCGTCCAGATGTATTGAGTTCATCAAGG ATCAACTATATTTCGCCACACTTCAGCAAAAGATCAAGAGCACAACTGAACGACACTGCTTCTGCATAGATGAAGAGCTGGCCTATGAAAA cttctATGCGGACTTTGGTCCCCTCAACCTGGCCATGTTTTATCGCTTCTGTTGCAAGCTGACAAAGAAGCTCAAG TCCATTACACTTTCAAGGAAGAAGATCATATTTTACACCTGTGGAGACCAGAAGAAACAAGCTAATGCTGCCTATCTAATAGGCTCATATGCA gTAATGCACCTTAACATGATGCCGGAGGAGGCCTACAGTCTGCTGATGTCAAGGAATGCAACATATATTCCATTCAG AGATGCTTCGTTTGGAACCTGCATGTACAATCTGAATATCCTAGATTGCCTCCGTGCCGTTCACAAG GCTCTGCAGTACGATTGGCTCGACTTCTCCAACTTTGATGTGGAAGAATATGAGCACTATGAGAGAGCAGAAAATGGCGATTTGAACTGGATCATTCCAGGAAAGTTCCTCGCATTCAGCGGTCCTCACCCAAAAAGCAAAATAGAGAATG gcTACCCTCTGCATGCTCCTGAGGCCTACATCCCTTACTTCAGGAAACACAACATCACTAGTGTCGTCCGACTCAACAAAAAGATGTATGATGCCAGACGTTTCACAGAGTCGGGCTTTGAACATCACGACCTATTCTTTGTGGATGGGAGTACACCGACTGACTCTATCGTCAGAAAGTTCCTCAACATCTGTGAGAACGCTGAAGGAGCCATCGCTGTCCACTGCAAAG CCGGTCTCGGGAGAACTGgcactctgattggctgctacATGATGAAGCATTACCGCCTGACTGCTGCAGAGGTGATAGCCTGGATACGGATCTGCCGGCCTGGGTCCATCATTGGACCTCAGCAGAACTTTGTCGAAGA AAAGCAGAACAGTCTGTGGGCAGAGGGAGATATTTTCCGGGAGAAAATGCTTAATGAACAAGAGAATGGTAAAATGGCTGTAACCAGAATCCTATCTGGAGTTGATGACATAACCATTAACGGGAGCAACAAGAACAGAGCAtccaagaaagaagaaatggaaATG TAtaatgatgaggaggagagaaatggCCTCACGCAGGGCGATAAACTGCGAGCCCTGAAGAGCAAGCGACAGGCCAGATCATCATCAGGGTCGCTATC ACAAGAAGAGAATAAGATTCACACCAGGTCATCATCACAGTCCCTGAA CAGGGCCATCTTGCAGGCCAGTGTTCAGGGCTGTAAGGCCAGTGTCAACCCTTTGGCTCTGTCTGATCACTCAGACAGCAGGAAGAGGACCAGAACCTCACTGCCAGCCAACGGAGTAGCAGGCAG ACGCACTGTCTCCAGAGGACGTAAAGCTCGCAGCTCTTTGCAATCAATGAGATTTTCCAGGCTATG tcACTCTATACCCAAAGCTAGAGCTCCTCTACTTCGGTGA
- the cdc14b gene encoding dual specificity protein phosphatase CDC14B isoform X5, with protein sequence MKRKSERRRAESRKKRCAALHSSEAEPNSDVYIEIADFTQYAQILLKKNNLSLQNVMFKTAGKMTADDVSSRCIEFIKDQLYFATLQQKIKSTTERHCFCIDEELAYENFYADFGPLNLAMFYRFCCKLTKKLKSITLSRKKIIFYTCGDQKKQANAAYLIGSYAVMHLNMMPEEAYSLLMSRNATYIPFRDASFGTCMYNLNILDCLRAVHKALQYDWLDFSNFDVEEYEHYERAENGDLNWIIPGKFLAFSGPHPKSKIENGYPLHAPEAYIPYFRKHNITSVVRLNKKMYDARRFTESGFEHHDLFFVDGSTPTDSIVRKFLNICENAEGAIAVHCKAGLGRTGTLIGCYMMKHYRLTAAEVIAWIRICRPGSIIGPQQNFVEEKQNSLWAEGDIFREKMLNEQENGKMAVTRILSGVDDITINGSNKNRASKKEEMEMYNDEEERNGLTQGDKLRALKSKRQARSSSGSLSQEENKIHTRSSSQSLNRAILQASVQGCKASVNPLALSDHSDSRKRTRTSLPANGVAGSSSLCHTRLVRSLGNLHVVAGDRDPMCWEPCGGHRDTASAPANTCNLINLNMAQTHCLQRT encoded by the exons ATGAAGCGCAAGAGCGAGaggaggcgagccgagtcgaggaAAAAGCGCTGTGCAGCCCTGCACAGCTCAGAGGCGGAGCCTAACTCTGATGTTTACATTGAGATTGCAG ACTTTACTCAGTATGCGCAAATCCTCttgaagaaaaacaaccttTCTCTGCAAAACGTCATGTTCAAAACTGCGGGCAAGATGACCGCGGACGATGTTTCGTCCAGATGTATTGAGTTCATCAAGG ATCAACTATATTTCGCCACACTTCAGCAAAAGATCAAGAGCACAACTGAACGACACTGCTTCTGCATAGATGAAGAGCTGGCCTATGAAAA cttctATGCGGACTTTGGTCCCCTCAACCTGGCCATGTTTTATCGCTTCTGTTGCAAGCTGACAAAGAAGCTCAAG TCCATTACACTTTCAAGGAAGAAGATCATATTTTACACCTGTGGAGACCAGAAGAAACAAGCTAATGCTGCCTATCTAATAGGCTCATATGCA gTAATGCACCTTAACATGATGCCGGAGGAGGCCTACAGTCTGCTGATGTCAAGGAATGCAACATATATTCCATTCAG AGATGCTTCGTTTGGAACCTGCATGTACAATCTGAATATCCTAGATTGCCTCCGTGCCGTTCACAAG GCTCTGCAGTACGATTGGCTCGACTTCTCCAACTTTGATGTGGAAGAATATGAGCACTATGAGAGAGCAGAAAATGGCGATTTGAACTGGATCATTCCAGGAAAGTTCCTCGCATTCAGCGGTCCTCACCCAAAAAGCAAAATAGAGAATG gcTACCCTCTGCATGCTCCTGAGGCCTACATCCCTTACTTCAGGAAACACAACATCACTAGTGTCGTCCGACTCAACAAAAAGATGTATGATGCCAGACGTTTCACAGAGTCGGGCTTTGAACATCACGACCTATTCTTTGTGGATGGGAGTACACCGACTGACTCTATCGTCAGAAAGTTCCTCAACATCTGTGAGAACGCTGAAGGAGCCATCGCTGTCCACTGCAAAG CCGGTCTCGGGAGAACTGgcactctgattggctgctacATGATGAAGCATTACCGCCTGACTGCTGCAGAGGTGATAGCCTGGATACGGATCTGCCGGCCTGGGTCCATCATTGGACCTCAGCAGAACTTTGTCGAAGA AAAGCAGAACAGTCTGTGGGCAGAGGGAGATATTTTCCGGGAGAAAATGCTTAATGAACAAGAGAATGGTAAAATGGCTGTAACCAGAATCCTATCTGGAGTTGATGACATAACCATTAACGGGAGCAACAAGAACAGAGCAtccaagaaagaagaaatggaaATG TAtaatgatgaggaggagagaaatggCCTCACGCAGGGCGATAAACTGCGAGCCCTGAAGAGCAAGCGACAGGCCAGATCATCATCAGGGTCGCTATC ACAAGAAGAGAATAAGATTCACACCAGGTCATCATCACAGTCCCTGAA CAGGGCCATCTTGCAGGCCAGTGTTCAGGGCTGTAAGGCCAGTGTCAACCCTTTGGCTCTGTCTGATCACTCAGACAGCAGGAAGAGGACCAGAACCTCACTGCCAGCCAACGGAGTAGCAGGCAG CAGCTCCCTGTGCCACACCAGACTGGTCAGGTCCCTAGGCAACTTGCATGTAGTGGCTGGCGACAGGGACCCAATGTGTTGGGAGCCATGTGGCGGCCACAGAGACACAGCCAGTGCCCCAGCCAACACATGCAATCTCATCAACTTAAACATGGCACAG ACGCACTGTCTCCAGAGGACGTAA
- the cdc14b gene encoding dual specificity protein phosphatase CDC14B isoform X4, with protein sequence MKRKSERRRAESRKKRCAALHSSEAEPNSDVYIEIADFTQYAQILLKKNNLSLQNVMFKTAGKMTADDVSSRCIEFIKDQLYFATLQQKIKSTTERHCFCIDEELAYENFYADFGPLNLAMFYRFCCKLTKKLKSITLSRKKIIFYTCGDQKKQANAAYLIGSYAVMHLNMMPEEAYSLLMSRNATYIPFRDASFGTCMYNLNILDCLRAVHKALQYDWLDFSNFDVEEYEHYERAENGDLNWIIPGKFLAFSGPHPKSKIENGYPLHAPEAYIPYFRKHNITSVVRLNKKMYDARRFTESGFEHHDLFFVDGSTPTDSIVRKFLNICENAEGAIAVHCKAGLGRTGTLIGCYMMKHYRLTAAEVIAWIRICRPGSIIGPQQNFVEEKQNSLWAEGDIFREKMLNEQENGKMAVTRILSGVDDITINGSNKNRASKKEEMEMYNDEEERNGLTQGDKLRALKSKRQARSSSGSLSQEENKIHTRSSSQSLKAILQASVQGCKASVNPLALSDHSDSRKRTRTSLPANGVAGSSLCHTRLVRSLGNLHVVAGDRDPMCWEPCGGHRDTASAPANTCNLINLNMAQASSLRPTLSQMEALDTFAHKL encoded by the exons ATGAAGCGCAAGAGCGAGaggaggcgagccgagtcgaggaAAAAGCGCTGTGCAGCCCTGCACAGCTCAGAGGCGGAGCCTAACTCTGATGTTTACATTGAGATTGCAG ACTTTACTCAGTATGCGCAAATCCTCttgaagaaaaacaaccttTCTCTGCAAAACGTCATGTTCAAAACTGCGGGCAAGATGACCGCGGACGATGTTTCGTCCAGATGTATTGAGTTCATCAAGG ATCAACTATATTTCGCCACACTTCAGCAAAAGATCAAGAGCACAACTGAACGACACTGCTTCTGCATAGATGAAGAGCTGGCCTATGAAAA cttctATGCGGACTTTGGTCCCCTCAACCTGGCCATGTTTTATCGCTTCTGTTGCAAGCTGACAAAGAAGCTCAAG TCCATTACACTTTCAAGGAAGAAGATCATATTTTACACCTGTGGAGACCAGAAGAAACAAGCTAATGCTGCCTATCTAATAGGCTCATATGCA gTAATGCACCTTAACATGATGCCGGAGGAGGCCTACAGTCTGCTGATGTCAAGGAATGCAACATATATTCCATTCAG AGATGCTTCGTTTGGAACCTGCATGTACAATCTGAATATCCTAGATTGCCTCCGTGCCGTTCACAAG GCTCTGCAGTACGATTGGCTCGACTTCTCCAACTTTGATGTGGAAGAATATGAGCACTATGAGAGAGCAGAAAATGGCGATTTGAACTGGATCATTCCAGGAAAGTTCCTCGCATTCAGCGGTCCTCACCCAAAAAGCAAAATAGAGAATG gcTACCCTCTGCATGCTCCTGAGGCCTACATCCCTTACTTCAGGAAACACAACATCACTAGTGTCGTCCGACTCAACAAAAAGATGTATGATGCCAGACGTTTCACAGAGTCGGGCTTTGAACATCACGACCTATTCTTTGTGGATGGGAGTACACCGACTGACTCTATCGTCAGAAAGTTCCTCAACATCTGTGAGAACGCTGAAGGAGCCATCGCTGTCCACTGCAAAG CCGGTCTCGGGAGAACTGgcactctgattggctgctacATGATGAAGCATTACCGCCTGACTGCTGCAGAGGTGATAGCCTGGATACGGATCTGCCGGCCTGGGTCCATCATTGGACCTCAGCAGAACTTTGTCGAAGA AAAGCAGAACAGTCTGTGGGCAGAGGGAGATATTTTCCGGGAGAAAATGCTTAATGAACAAGAGAATGGTAAAATGGCTGTAACCAGAATCCTATCTGGAGTTGATGACATAACCATTAACGGGAGCAACAAGAACAGAGCAtccaagaaagaagaaatggaaATG TAtaatgatgaggaggagagaaatggCCTCACGCAGGGCGATAAACTGCGAGCCCTGAAGAGCAAGCGACAGGCCAGATCATCATCAGGGTCGCTATC ACAAGAAGAGAATAAGATTCACACCAGGTCATCATCACAGTCCCTGAA GGCCATCTTGCAGGCCAGTGTTCAGGGCTGTAAGGCCAGTGTCAACCCTTTGGCTCTGTCTGATCACTCAGACAGCAGGAAGAGGACCAGAACCTCACTGCCAGCCAACGGAGTAGCAGGCAG CTCCCTGTGCCACACCAGACTGGTCAGGTCCCTAGGCAACTTGCATGTAGTGGCTGGCGACAGGGACCCAATGTGTTGGGAGCCATGTGGCGGCCACAGAGACACAGCCAGTGCCCCAGCCAACACATGCAATCTCATCAACTTAAACATGGCACAGGCAAGCTCCCTCAGACCCACTCTGAGCCAAATGGAGGCTCTGGATACTTTTGCACACAAACTCTGA
- the cdc14b gene encoding dual specificity protein phosphatase CDC14B isoform X8 translates to MKRKSERRRAESRKKRCAALHSSEAEPNSDVYIEIADQLYFATLQQKIKSTTERHCFCIDEELAYENFYADFGPLNLAMFYRFCCKLTKKLKSITLSRKKIIFYTCGDQKKQANAAYLIGSYAVMHLNMMPEEAYSLLMSRNATYIPFRDASFGTCMYNLNILDCLRAVHKALQYDWLDFSNFDVEEYEHYERAENGDLNWIIPGKFLAFSGPHPKSKIENGYPLHAPEAYIPYFRKHNITSVVRLNKKMYDARRFTESGFEHHDLFFVDGSTPTDSIVRKFLNICENAEGAIAVHCKAGLGRTGTLIGCYMMKHYRLTAAEVIAWIRICRPGSIIGPQQNFVEEKQNSLWAEGDIFREKMLNEQENGKMAVTRILSGVDDITINGSNKNRASKKEEMEMYNDEEERNGLTQGDKLRALKSKRQARSSSGSLSQEENKIHTRSSSQSLNRAILQASVQGCKASVNPLALSDHSDSRKRTRTSLPANGVAGSSSLCHTRLVRSLGNLHVVAGDRDPMCWEPCGGHRDTASAPANTCNLINLNMAQASSLRPTLSQMEALDTFAHKL, encoded by the exons ATGAAGCGCAAGAGCGAGaggaggcgagccgagtcgaggaAAAAGCGCTGTGCAGCCCTGCACAGCTCAGAGGCGGAGCCTAACTCTGATGTTTACATTGAGATTGCAG ATCAACTATATTTCGCCACACTTCAGCAAAAGATCAAGAGCACAACTGAACGACACTGCTTCTGCATAGATGAAGAGCTGGCCTATGAAAA cttctATGCGGACTTTGGTCCCCTCAACCTGGCCATGTTTTATCGCTTCTGTTGCAAGCTGACAAAGAAGCTCAAG TCCATTACACTTTCAAGGAAGAAGATCATATTTTACACCTGTGGAGACCAGAAGAAACAAGCTAATGCTGCCTATCTAATAGGCTCATATGCA gTAATGCACCTTAACATGATGCCGGAGGAGGCCTACAGTCTGCTGATGTCAAGGAATGCAACATATATTCCATTCAG AGATGCTTCGTTTGGAACCTGCATGTACAATCTGAATATCCTAGATTGCCTCCGTGCCGTTCACAAG GCTCTGCAGTACGATTGGCTCGACTTCTCCAACTTTGATGTGGAAGAATATGAGCACTATGAGAGAGCAGAAAATGGCGATTTGAACTGGATCATTCCAGGAAAGTTCCTCGCATTCAGCGGTCCTCACCCAAAAAGCAAAATAGAGAATG gcTACCCTCTGCATGCTCCTGAGGCCTACATCCCTTACTTCAGGAAACACAACATCACTAGTGTCGTCCGACTCAACAAAAAGATGTATGATGCCAGACGTTTCACAGAGTCGGGCTTTGAACATCACGACCTATTCTTTGTGGATGGGAGTACACCGACTGACTCTATCGTCAGAAAGTTCCTCAACATCTGTGAGAACGCTGAAGGAGCCATCGCTGTCCACTGCAAAG CCGGTCTCGGGAGAACTGgcactctgattggctgctacATGATGAAGCATTACCGCCTGACTGCTGCAGAGGTGATAGCCTGGATACGGATCTGCCGGCCTGGGTCCATCATTGGACCTCAGCAGAACTTTGTCGAAGA AAAGCAGAACAGTCTGTGGGCAGAGGGAGATATTTTCCGGGAGAAAATGCTTAATGAACAAGAGAATGGTAAAATGGCTGTAACCAGAATCCTATCTGGAGTTGATGACATAACCATTAACGGGAGCAACAAGAACAGAGCAtccaagaaagaagaaatggaaATG TAtaatgatgaggaggagagaaatggCCTCACGCAGGGCGATAAACTGCGAGCCCTGAAGAGCAAGCGACAGGCCAGATCATCATCAGGGTCGCTATC ACAAGAAGAGAATAAGATTCACACCAGGTCATCATCACAGTCCCTGAA CAGGGCCATCTTGCAGGCCAGTGTTCAGGGCTGTAAGGCCAGTGTCAACCCTTTGGCTCTGTCTGATCACTCAGACAGCAGGAAGAGGACCAGAACCTCACTGCCAGCCAACGGAGTAGCAGGCAG CAGCTCCCTGTGCCACACCAGACTGGTCAGGTCCCTAGGCAACTTGCATGTAGTGGCTGGCGACAGGGACCCAATGTGTTGGGAGCCATGTGGCGGCCACAGAGACACAGCCAGTGCCCCAGCCAACACATGCAATCTCATCAACTTAAACATGGCACAGGCAAGCTCCCTCAGACCCACTCTGAGCCAAATGGAGGCTCTGGATACTTTTGCACACAAACTCTGA
- the cdc14b gene encoding dual specificity protein phosphatase CDC14B isoform X3 encodes MKRKSERRRAESRKKRCAALHSSEAEPNSDVYIEIADFTQYAQILLKKNNLSLQNVMFKTAGKMTADDVSSRCIEFIKDQLYFATLQQKIKSTTERHCFCIDEELAYENFYADFGPLNLAMFYRFCCKLTKKLKSITLSRKKIIFYTCGDQKKQANAAYLIGSYAVMHLNMMPEEAYSLLMSRNATYIPFRDASFGTCMYNLNILDCLRAVHKALQYDWLDFSNFDVEEYEHYERAENGDLNWIIPGKFLAFSGPHPKSKIENGYPLHAPEAYIPYFRKHNITSVVRLNKKMYDARRFTESGFEHHDLFFVDGSTPTDSIVRKFLNICENAEGAIAVHCKAGLGRTGTLIGCYMMKHYRLTAAEVIAWIRICRPGSIIGPQQNFVEEKQNSLWAEGDIFREKMLNEQENGKMAVTRILSGVDDITINGSNKNRASKKEEMEMYNDEEERNGLTQGDKLRALKSKRQARSSSGSLSQEENKIHTRSSSQSLKAILQASVQGCKASVNPLALSDHSDSRKRTRTSLPANGVAGSSSLCHTRLVRSLGNLHVVAGDRDPMCWEPCGGHRDTASAPANTCNLINLNMAQASSLRPTLSQMEALDTFAHKL; translated from the exons ATGAAGCGCAAGAGCGAGaggaggcgagccgagtcgaggaAAAAGCGCTGTGCAGCCCTGCACAGCTCAGAGGCGGAGCCTAACTCTGATGTTTACATTGAGATTGCAG ACTTTACTCAGTATGCGCAAATCCTCttgaagaaaaacaaccttTCTCTGCAAAACGTCATGTTCAAAACTGCGGGCAAGATGACCGCGGACGATGTTTCGTCCAGATGTATTGAGTTCATCAAGG ATCAACTATATTTCGCCACACTTCAGCAAAAGATCAAGAGCACAACTGAACGACACTGCTTCTGCATAGATGAAGAGCTGGCCTATGAAAA cttctATGCGGACTTTGGTCCCCTCAACCTGGCCATGTTTTATCGCTTCTGTTGCAAGCTGACAAAGAAGCTCAAG TCCATTACACTTTCAAGGAAGAAGATCATATTTTACACCTGTGGAGACCAGAAGAAACAAGCTAATGCTGCCTATCTAATAGGCTCATATGCA gTAATGCACCTTAACATGATGCCGGAGGAGGCCTACAGTCTGCTGATGTCAAGGAATGCAACATATATTCCATTCAG AGATGCTTCGTTTGGAACCTGCATGTACAATCTGAATATCCTAGATTGCCTCCGTGCCGTTCACAAG GCTCTGCAGTACGATTGGCTCGACTTCTCCAACTTTGATGTGGAAGAATATGAGCACTATGAGAGAGCAGAAAATGGCGATTTGAACTGGATCATTCCAGGAAAGTTCCTCGCATTCAGCGGTCCTCACCCAAAAAGCAAAATAGAGAATG gcTACCCTCTGCATGCTCCTGAGGCCTACATCCCTTACTTCAGGAAACACAACATCACTAGTGTCGTCCGACTCAACAAAAAGATGTATGATGCCAGACGTTTCACAGAGTCGGGCTTTGAACATCACGACCTATTCTTTGTGGATGGGAGTACACCGACTGACTCTATCGTCAGAAAGTTCCTCAACATCTGTGAGAACGCTGAAGGAGCCATCGCTGTCCACTGCAAAG CCGGTCTCGGGAGAACTGgcactctgattggctgctacATGATGAAGCATTACCGCCTGACTGCTGCAGAGGTGATAGCCTGGATACGGATCTGCCGGCCTGGGTCCATCATTGGACCTCAGCAGAACTTTGTCGAAGA AAAGCAGAACAGTCTGTGGGCAGAGGGAGATATTTTCCGGGAGAAAATGCTTAATGAACAAGAGAATGGTAAAATGGCTGTAACCAGAATCCTATCTGGAGTTGATGACATAACCATTAACGGGAGCAACAAGAACAGAGCAtccaagaaagaagaaatggaaATG TAtaatgatgaggaggagagaaatggCCTCACGCAGGGCGATAAACTGCGAGCCCTGAAGAGCAAGCGACAGGCCAGATCATCATCAGGGTCGCTATC ACAAGAAGAGAATAAGATTCACACCAGGTCATCATCACAGTCCCTGAA GGCCATCTTGCAGGCCAGTGTTCAGGGCTGTAAGGCCAGTGTCAACCCTTTGGCTCTGTCTGATCACTCAGACAGCAGGAAGAGGACCAGAACCTCACTGCCAGCCAACGGAGTAGCAGGCAG CAGCTCCCTGTGCCACACCAGACTGGTCAGGTCCCTAGGCAACTTGCATGTAGTGGCTGGCGACAGGGACCCAATGTGTTGGGAGCCATGTGGCGGCCACAGAGACACAGCCAGTGCCCCAGCCAACACATGCAATCTCATCAACTTAAACATGGCACAGGCAAGCTCCCTCAGACCCACTCTGAGCCAAATGGAGGCTCTGGATACTTTTGCACACAAACTCTGA